Proteins co-encoded in one Poecilia reticulata strain Guanapo unplaced genomic scaffold, Guppy_female_1.0+MT scaffold_212, whole genome shotgun sequence genomic window:
- the hcfc1b gene encoding host cell factor 1b → METLTETLAVLQPRWKRVLGWTGPVPRPRHGHRAVSIKELMVVFGGGNEGIVDELHVYNTATNQWFIPAVRGDIPPGCAAYGFVCDGTRLLVFGGMVEYGKYSNELYELQVSDVTGGGADGAGPSRSAASPALLAPLRHQPFSLCCVTCDGQMDWTLLRKSFQTEVENLSKFRHPNIVDLLGFSEGAGGLMCLIYSYMQNRSLEDQLQNXPGLSWPDRVSIVEGAAAALQFLHRPPSHQEPLIHGDVKSXCVCVCVRMYVFGGWVPLIEDDVKMGTHEKEWKCTNNLACLNLETMCWETVLMDGDEENLPRARAGHCSVAINSRLYIWSGRDGYRKAWNNQVCCKDLWYLETECPVAPSRVQLVRANTSSLEVSWGPSKTADTYLLQLQRYDIPAAPGSTPAAAAPAGHAVPPPAAATATPPSAAAVLKMATAPGVAMATLPAGVRLSPPVQTPIGGSPQMSGMAALAAAAAVTQKIPPSSAAVLGAVKTVKNPATRLLKTAAAQVGGASVVPAPTAQGRPIITVHKSGSVMVSQQPQVVTTVVGGVTKTITIVNSPISLAGGGALIGNLGNLGKMVSVVQTRPVQSAVVTGQAGSSPVTQILQTKGALPAGTILKLVSTADGKQTAIISTAQAGSNKPAIIKTIPLSALQGAAGGNSPITILSSKVGTPGTEKLINAVPRMSAGQQGVTQVVLKGAPGAPGTILRTVPISGIRLVSPAAAGTKLVVKGTTGVSAALLGGASLTTPTASLTTPTASLASQVATATGPRQVTLITTPSGAEPQPLVQDLPVSFMASPTSEEPGGTTGTTTTTNAEGDAATAVTLVCSNPPCETHETGTTSTFTTAGAGGVRQVCSNPPCETHETGTTNTATTAGAGGVRQVCSNPPCETHETGTTNTATTATAQQSGDGLHGDATDSAPSSDAAVSQSAAVTTVTHATPTPGPSVPDLSSLVGAERAESETLAMATGEEEEPALTDGQSEGMMSSGASALQVQMASSDGGLPQQLMSSEGDGGEEXSRTMTFTLTTGQSPDQMAVALATEGAARTIGEAGQSGDQAVRIVLTPQELAALVQQQQEPEPEHSRVPTEGLAPADSLNDPTAESHASQPAAAAVISAVARLASTFSPAPLVTETKSMAVAMATETTNGIRETPPEPTTRMKSAPKENPWFDVGIMKVTNAVVTHYYVPYDDDELEDDCVAAPDYSQMRRVELQPGTAYKFRVAGINICGRGAFSEVAAFKTCLPGFPGAPCAIKISKNLGGAQLTWEPPAVTAGSIAEYSVYLAIQSSQAKPPGSGPAQLAFMRVYCGSDPCCLVQASTLANAHIDYTTKPAVIFRIAARNQKGYGPATQVRWLQETGKDSKPAPKRSGASQGM, encoded by the exons ATGGAGACCCTCACTGAGACCCTCGCTGTGCTGCAGCCCCGCTGGAAGCGGGTCCTGGGCTGGACCGGCCCGGTTCCGCGACCCAGGCACGGACACCGGGCCGTTTCCATCAAGGAGCTGATGGTTGTGTTCGGAGGGGGAAACGAGGGAATCGTGGACGAGCTCCACGTCTATAACACAG CCACCAACCAATGGTTCATCCCGGCGGTGCGCGGCGACATCCCTCCTGGCTGCGCCGCCTACGGCTTCGTGTGCGACGGGACGCGGCTGCTGGTGTTCGGAGGGATGGTGGAGTATGGCAAGTACAGCAACGAGCTGTATGAGCTGCAGGTGAGTGATGTCACTGGAGGCGGGGCTGACGGCGCCGG CCCTTCTCGCTCTGCTGCGTCACCAGCCCTTCTCGCTCCGCTGCGTCACCAGCCCTTCTCGCTCTGCTGCGTCACCTGC gACGGCCAGATGGACTGGACTCTCCTCAGGAAAAGCTTCCAGACCGAAGTGGAGAACCTGTCGAA GTTCAGACATCCCAACATCGTAGACCTGCTGGGCTTCAGTGAAGGAGCCGGAGGACTGATGTGTCTGATCTACAGCTACATGCAGAACCGCTCCCTGGAGGACCAGCTGCAGAAC GYGCCGGGTCTCTCGTGGCCTGACCGGGTCAGCATCGTTGAAGGAGCGGCAGCAGCTCTTCAGTTCCTGCACCGGCCGCCGTCGCATCAGGAGCCGCTGATCCATGGAGACGTCAAGAG CNtgtgtgtgtgtgtgtgtgtcaggatGTACGTGTTCGGAGGATGGGTCCCTCTCATTGAGGACGACGTCAAGATGGGGACCCATGAGAAGGAGTGGAAGTGCACCAACAACCTGGCCTGCCTCAACCtgg agacGATGTGCTGGGAGACGGTTCTGATGGACGGCGATGAGGAGAACCTTCCCAGAGCGCGGGCCGGCCACTGCAGCGTCGCCATCAACTCCCGCCTCTACATCTGGAGCGGCCGCGACGGATACCGCAAGGCCTGGAACAACCAGGTGTGCTGCAAGGACCTGTGGTACCTGGAGACAG AGTGTCCCGTGGCGCCGTCCCGGGTCCAGCTGGTCCGGGCCAACACCTCGTCCCTGGAGGTGAGCTGGGGGCCGTCCAAGACCGCCGACACStacctgctgcagctgcagcggtACGACATCCCGGCCGCACCCGGCTCCACGCCCGCTGCCGCAGCACCTGCCGGCCATGCTGTCCCGCCGCCCGCCGCCGCCACGGCGACGCCTCCATCAGCTGCAG CAGTCCTGAAGATGGCGACGGCGCCCGGTGTAGCCATGGCGACGCTTCCTGCAGGTGTTCGCCTGTCGCCGCCTGTCCAGACG CCAATCGGCGGCAGCCCCCAGATGAGCGGCATGGCGGCcctggcggcggcggcggcggtgaCGCAGAAGATCCCTCCGTCCTCGGCGGCCGTCCTCGGCGCCGTGAAGACT GTCAAAAACCCGGCCACGCGTCTGCTGAAGACGGCCGCCGCGCAGGTGGGCGGGGCTTCGGTAGTCCCCGCCCCCACGGCGCAGGGCCGGCCAATCATCACCGTGCATAAGTCCGGCTCRGTGATGGTCTCCCAGCAACCGCAGGTGGTCACCACTGTGGTGGGCGGAGTCACCAAGACCATCACCATCGTCAACAGCCCCATTAGTCTggcaggaggcggggctttG ATTGGTAACCTTGGTAACCTGGGGAAGATGGTGTCCGTGGTCCAGACCCGCCCGGTCCAGAGCGCAGTGGTTACTGGTCAGGCTGGGAGCAGCCCAGTCACTCAGATCCTCCAG ACAAAGGGCGCGCTTCCTGCGGGAACCATCCTGAAGCTGGTGAGCACGGCGGACGGGAAGCAGACCGCCATCATCAGCACGGCGCAGGCCGGCTCCAACAAGCCCGCCATCATCAAGACCATCCCGCTGTCGGCTCTGCAGGGAGCAGCAG GTGGGAACAGTCCGATCACCATCCTGAGCTCCAAGGTGGGAACTCCAGGAACAGAGAAGTTGATCAACGCCGTCCCCAGGATGTCCGCCGGCCAGCAGGGGGTCACACAG GTGGTGCTGAAAGGAGCCCCCGGGGCGCCCGGTACCATCCTCAGAACCGTCCCGATTAGCGGAATCAGGCTGGTGTCTCCGGCTGCCGCTGGCACCAAGCTGGTCGTCAAGGGAACCACAG gCGTCTCTGCCGCCTTGTTGGGAGGAGCCTCGCTGACCACGCCCACCGCCTCGCTGACCACGCCCACCGCCTCGTTGGCCAGCCAGGTTGCCACAGCAACCGGACCCAGACAG gtGACGCTGATCACGACGCCCAGCGGCGCCGAGCCGCAGCCGCTGGTCCAGGACCTGCCCGTCTCCTTCATGGCCTCCCCGACCTCAGAGGAACCCGGCGGCACCACAggtaccaccaccaccactaaCGCCGAGGGAGACGCAGCCACAG CGGTGACCCTGGTCTGCTCCAACCCGCCCTGTGAGACTCATGAGACCGGAACCACCAGCACCTTCACCACCGCTGGAGCCGGAGGAGTCCGACAG GTGTGCTCCAACCCGCCCTGTGAGACTCATGAGACCGGAACCACCAACACCGCCACCACCGCTGGAGCCGGCGGAGTCCGGCAG GTGTGCTCCAACCCGCCCTGTGAGACTCATGAGACCGGAACCACCAACACCGCCACCACCGCTACAG CTCAACAGAGTGGAGATGGTCTCCATGGAGACGCCACAGACTCCGCCCCCTCATCTGATGCTGCGGTCAGTCAGAGCGCAGCGGTTACCACAGTAACGCACGCCACGCCCACACCGGGTCCGTCTGTCCCG GATCTCTCCTCATTGGTTGGTGCTGAGAGGGCGGAGTCTGAAACCCTCGCCATGGCAacaggagaagaggaggagccAGCATTGACAGACGGCCAATCAGAGGGCATGATGTCATCAGGAGCGTCGGCGCTGCAGGTTCAG ATGGCGTCCTCAGACGGAGGTCTTCCTCAGCAGCTGATGTCATCAGAGGGGGACGGAGGTGAGGAGAYCTCCAGGACGATGACCTTCACGCTGACGACGGGACAGAGCCCAGACCAGATGGCTGTTGCCTTGGCGACTGAGGGAGCAGCCAGGACCATAG GTGAGGCCGGCCAATCAGGCGACCAGGCTGTCCGCATCGTTCTGACACCACAGGAGCTGGCGGCGCTGGtccaacagcagcaggaaccagaaccagaacacagCAGGGTGCCCACAG AGGGGCTCGCCCCGGCCGACAGCCTGAACGACCCGACCGCAGAGAGCCACGCCTCCCagcccgccgccgccgccgtcaTCAGCGCCGTCGCCCGGCTGGCCAGCACATTCAGCCCCGCCCCTCTGGTGACGGAGACCAAGAGCATGGCTGTCGCTATGGCGACGGAAACCACCAACGGCATCAGAGAGACGCCTCCT GAACCGACCACTCGTATGAAGTCGGCGCCGAAGGAGAACCCGTGGTTTGACGTCGGCATCATGAAGGTCACCAACGCCGTTGTGACTCATTACTACGTTCCCTACGATGACGACGAGCTGGAG GACGACTGCGTGGCGGCGCCGGACTACAGCCAGATGAGGAGGGTGGAGCTTCAGCCGGGAACCGCCTACAAGTTCCGGGTGGCGGGGATCAACATCTGCGGCCGCGGCGCCTTCTCCGAGGTGGCGGCGTTCAAGACGTGCCTCCCCGGGTTCCCTGGAGCGCCGTGCGCCATCAAGATAAGCAAG AACCTGGGCGGGGCCCAGCTCACCTGGGAGCCGCCCGCCGTCACCGCGGGGAGCATCGCAGAGTACTCTGTGTACCTGGCCATCCAGTCCAGCCAGGCCAAGCCGCCCGGTTCTGGCCCGGCCCAGCTGGCCTTCATGAGGGTGTACTGTGGTTCTGACCCGTGCTGCCTGGTTCAGGCCTCCACCCTGGCCAACGCGCACATCGACTACACCACCAAGCCCGCCGTCATCTTCCGCATCGCCGCCCGCAACCAGAAGGGCTACGGGCCGGCCACGCAGGTCCGATGGCTGCaag AAACCGGTAAAGACTCCAAGCCGGCGCCAAAGAGAAGTGGAGCTTCTCAGGGAATGTAA